In Candidatus Bathyarchaeia archaeon, one DNA window encodes the following:
- a CDS encoding NDP-sugar synthase gives MVYSYEPEKLTVIIPVGGKATRLLPLTAETSKACLRLLNRPLIEFSLLSLARQGVRDFIFGVKGYTNYRDLYDYFESGYGFSARYGITPRVHIKYQPNVNDLGSADSARINMEYYDVRGLVFAVQGDNIFDVNLKELIEFHLEKEALITIALREVQDVEGYGVADITKDYRIQKFVEKPAPEKAPSNLANTGLYMVSPEIRKIFREKGVKKLMKERRRLDFGYDFIPYLIETGRPVYGYVLEGGWYDVGTPKRYLEAMRDLLEGRFSTIRDFEGRISSETRVWVQGESFESIRRRKRIIQKIVQGKIEVEGAVLIGRHCEIGDDSRIVNSCIDNYTRIGRGVVIENSAVMDRTIIGDGAEIKDSIIGRHVTVKSSFKKPTKIWAISVVADDVTIEEGSILKATKVYPHQHVVGCFENQTIPSR, from the coding sequence TTGGTTTACAGTTATGAACCAGAAAAGCTAACGGTGATAATTCCGGTTGGTGGAAAAGCCACCAGACTCTTGCCATTAACAGCCGAAACTAGCAAGGCTTGCCTAAGACTCTTAAACAGGCCGCTGATAGAGTTCTCGCTGTTATCCCTTGCAAGACAAGGTGTGAGAGACTTCATCTTCGGAGTTAAGGGATACACCAATTACCGGGACCTATACGACTACTTTGAGTCCGGCTATGGTTTCTCAGCCCGTTACGGCATAACCCCACGCGTTCACATTAAATACCAGCCGAACGTAAACGACTTGGGAAGTGCGGATTCAGCGCGGATAAACATGGAATACTATGATGTGAGGGGGCTGGTCTTCGCAGTGCAAGGCGACAACATCTTTGACGTGAACCTTAAAGAGCTTATAGAATTCCATCTAGAAAAAGAAGCCCTCATAACGATAGCCCTACGGGAAGTGCAAGACGTTGAAGGCTATGGCGTTGCTGACATAACCAAAGATTACAGAATCCAGAAGTTTGTAGAGAAACCAGCCCCAGAAAAGGCACCGTCAAACCTAGCTAACACAGGCCTCTACATGGTTTCGCCTGAAATAAGAAAAATCTTCAGAGAAAAGGGTGTTAAAAAGCTCATGAAAGAGCGAAGGCGCCTCGACTTCGGATACGACTTTATCCCATACCTAATAGAGACAGGAAGACCTGTTTACGGCTATGTCCTAGAGGGCGGTTGGTATGATGTGGGAACCCCAAAACGCTATTTGGAGGCCATGCGCGACCTGCTTGAGGGACGCTTTTCCACAATTAGGGATTTCGAGGGGAGAATAAGCTCGGAAACCAGAGTGTGGGTTCAAGGCGAAAGCTTTGAATCCATTAGACGCCGGAAAAGGATAATTCAGAAAATTGTGCAGGGAAAGATAGAGGTTGAGGGAGCAGTTTTAATTGGGCGGCATTGCGAGATAGGCGATGATTCGCGAATAGTAAATTCCTGTATAGACAATTACACGAGAATTGGACGAGGAGTGGTTATAGAAAACTCCGCGGTTATGGATAGGACAATCATAGGCGACGGAGCGGAAATAAAGGATAGCATTATCGGAAGACATGTAACCGTAAAATCAAGTTTCAAAAAACCGACAAAGATCTGGGCAATTTCAGTGGTGGCTGACGACGTTACAATCGAGGAGGGTTCCATTTTGAAAGCAACAAAGGTTTATCCGCATCAACACGTAGTTGGCTGTTTTGAAAACCAGACAATACCGTCAAGATGA
- a CDS encoding geranylgeranylglycerol-phosphate geranylgeranyltransferase: protein MKKLIGYVRLIRPINCLMMGFAVIVGAVLADVSALSSRQMPSLISGFLTGFLLTAASMAINDYYDREIDAINEPSRPIPSGLIKPTEALTLAGLLSVLGLVAAGLTNCIAVVPCIITAFIFWLISISYVTFGKSTGFPGNLMVSACVSAPFIYGSLAISGSVQSNIWIFVSMVFLSNTGREITKGIVDIQGDKARNIKTVAVLYGEKKAAAVAVLFHLLAVALTPLPPLLNLVSPWFTPAVIVTDAGLIMSSVKLLKNPSRKNAKRIKKQVLGWFLTGLIAFLLGSLR, encoded by the coding sequence TTGAAGAAGTTAATTGGCTATGTGCGATTAATTCGTCCAATAAACTGTTTAATGATGGGGTTCGCCGTAATTGTAGGCGCTGTCCTCGCGGATGTCAGTGCCCTCTCAAGCCGACAAATGCCCAGTTTGATCAGCGGCTTTTTGACAGGCTTTTTGCTTACTGCAGCGTCCATGGCGATAAACGACTATTATGATAGAGAGATAGACGCCATAAATGAGCCTTCACGTCCCATTCCAAGCGGTTTAATAAAGCCAACAGAAGCGTTGACCTTAGCAGGGTTATTGTCAGTACTGGGGCTTGTGGCAGCAGGTCTTACAAACTGCATAGCCGTGGTTCCATGCATCATAACCGCCTTTATTTTCTGGCTTATCTCGATCAGTTACGTCACATTCGGGAAGAGCACCGGTTTCCCCGGAAACCTCATGGTTAGCGCATGCGTTTCAGCGCCGTTCATTTATGGAAGCTTAGCCATATCTGGTTCCGTGCAAAGTAATATTTGGATTTTTGTGTCCATGGTGTTCCTTTCAAACACTGGAAGAGAAATAACAAAGGGAATCGTGGACATCCAAGGGGATAAAGCCAGAAACATTAAGACAGTTGCTGTCCTTTACGGAGAGAAGAAGGCAGCTGCGGTCGCCGTGCTCTTCCACTTGCTTGCAGTGGCATTGACACCCCTGCCACCCTTACTGAACCTTGTTTCCCCATGGTTTACACCGGCAGTCATCGTGACGGACGCTGGACTAATCATGTCCTCGGTGAAGCTTCTAAAAAACCCCTCGCGGAAAAACGCTAAACGAATTAAGAAACAAGTGTTAGGTTGGTTTCTTACGGGGCTAATCGCGTTTCTTCTAGGAAGTTTGAGATAA
- a CDS encoding cation-efflux pump produces the protein MHISQGRLRALKISAFAIASVAIVEFASGMLAGSLAIISDSAHAMLDAISTFILLYATKASTKPSDEEHMYGHEKFESLGGLVGGMVLFGTALYLVVRALQKILTGELFIVKEWEVIGFAAIAYTFCVDILRLRVLYAVKEESVTAKAGFYHSFADLGSTFVAFFGFGMASLGFLMFDVLASLVLSTAIGYLSVKLVRASGLELSDAAPKGILEKVRGEIAATEGVSKIAGLRVRKAGAKTFVEAIIAVPDYMSLEEAHTVASKVEENLKRLLGSAEVVVHVEPPEKEMLTTKLVEQLAGRVEGVKEVHEVSVVHSNGRLYLTLHARVDPELSLQEAHELAEKIEQAIAQEIKNVENVTVHVEPFDSSTQRGPIVDEEEIRQIIFKTARSLRRFISVKRIITYVAGGRRYVNIDCCFTEQVNVKKAHEIVSKIERAIEQKFSETVVTVHVEPQM, from the coding sequence ATGCACATCAGCCAGGGAAGGCTTAGAGCCCTAAAAATATCTGCGTTCGCAATAGCAAGCGTTGCTATTGTAGAATTTGCTTCTGGTATGCTCGCTGGCAGTCTGGCGATCATAAGCGATAGCGCCCATGCCATGCTGGATGCCATATCGACGTTCATTCTGTTATATGCCACTAAGGCTTCAACGAAGCCTTCAGATGAGGAGCACATGTATGGGCATGAAAAATTTGAGTCTCTGGGTGGTTTAGTTGGCGGCATGGTCCTTTTTGGCACAGCCCTCTATCTTGTTGTAAGGGCTTTACAAAAGATTCTCACCGGAGAACTCTTCATAGTTAAGGAATGGGAAGTTATCGGCTTTGCTGCTATAGCTTACACTTTTTGTGTTGACATTTTGAGGTTAAGAGTGCTCTACGCCGTAAAGGAGGAAAGTGTCACGGCGAAGGCTGGCTTTTACCACTCCTTTGCGGATTTAGGTTCAACCTTCGTGGCTTTTTTCGGGTTTGGGATGGCTTCTCTGGGCTTTCTAATGTTTGACGTGCTAGCTTCTCTTGTTTTGAGCACAGCTATAGGCTATTTGAGCGTTAAACTCGTTAGAGCCAGCGGGTTGGAGTTGAGCGACGCTGCACCCAAAGGTATCCTTGAAAAGGTTAGGGGAGAAATTGCGGCAACCGAAGGCGTCTCAAAAATCGCAGGTTTGAGGGTCAGGAAGGCTGGAGCTAAGACTTTTGTTGAAGCGATCATAGCGGTTCCAGACTACATGAGTCTGGAGGAAGCCCACACGGTGGCATCAAAAGTTGAGGAAAACCTTAAACGTCTATTAGGCTCGGCTGAAGTCGTCGTCCACGTTGAGCCCCCTGAAAAGGAAATGTTAACCACGAAGCTCGTAGAGCAACTTGCAGGACGCGTGGAAGGCGTAAAAGAGGTTCACGAAGTGAGCGTTGTTCACTCTAATGGAAGACTGTATTTGACGTTGCACGCAAGGGTTGACCCAGAGCTATCTCTACAGGAAGCCCACGAACTTGCAGAAAAGATTGAACAGGCTATTGCTCAGGAAATTAAGAATGTTGAGAATGTAACGGTGCACGTTGAACCCTTTGACTCTAGCACTCAAAGAGGCCCAATAGTGGATGAAGAGGAAATTCGCCAAATAATCTTTAAGACCGCTAGGAGTTTACGGCGTTTCATCAGCGTGAAAAGGATAATCACGTATGTTGCTGGTGGAAGGCGATACGTAAACATTGACTGCTGTTTCACCGAGCAAGTAAACGTGAAAAAGGCCCATGAGATTGTATCAAAAATAGAAAGAGCCATAGAGCAGAAGTTTTCAGAGACCGTTGTCACGGTGCATGTTGAGCCCCAAATGTAA
- the asnS gene encoding asparagine--tRNA ligase, producing MSVSDILDGKLTGCEVEIKGWLVTKRSSGGVQFLIVRDGTGFIQATIHKDEVDEKVFKDADNLTQESSIIIRGTVKEDKRAPGGYEIRVKDLQVVHLAERDYPLAKKEHGIDFLLKHRQLWIRSPRQTAILRIRAEVIKACRDFLDSRGFVLTDAPIFTPAAVEGTTTLFEVPYFGEKAYLTQSGQLYVEATIAAFGKVYCFGPTFRAEKSKTPRHLTEFWMVEPEMAFCDFEENLKVQEEMVTYIVKTVLEKRKRELEILKRDIKPLQKVEPPFERISYTEAINMLQKAGFQIEWGEDLGAPHERYISLQFEKPVFVHRYPAKAKAFYMQPDPENPEVVLCADLMAPEGYGEIIGGSQRIHDLKLLEKRIEEFGLPRQAYEWYLDLRRYGSVPHSGFGLGIERTVMWICKLKHIREAIPFPRTITRIYP from the coding sequence ATGAGTGTAAGCGATATTTTAGATGGCAAACTAACGGGCTGTGAGGTTGAAATAAAAGGTTGGCTCGTAACAAAACGTTCCAGCGGTGGAGTCCAATTCTTGATAGTCAGAGACGGAACAGGCTTCATACAAGCCACCATTCATAAAGACGAGGTTGATGAGAAGGTCTTCAAGGACGCGGATAATCTGACTCAGGAATCCTCGATCATAATCAGGGGGACCGTGAAGGAGGACAAGAGGGCTCCTGGAGGCTACGAAATCCGGGTTAAAGACTTGCAGGTTGTCCACTTAGCTGAGAGGGATTACCCCTTAGCCAAAAAGGAACATGGCATAGACTTTCTGCTCAAACATAGACAGCTATGGATTAGAAGTCCAAGACAAACAGCCATTCTAAGGATAAGAGCAGAAGTGATTAAAGCATGCAGAGACTTCCTTGACAGCAGAGGCTTCGTTCTAACGGACGCTCCAATATTTACACCAGCTGCCGTGGAGGGAACAACAACCCTATTTGAAGTGCCATATTTTGGGGAAAAGGCCTATCTAACCCAAAGCGGCCAGCTTTATGTTGAAGCAACCATAGCTGCCTTCGGGAAAGTCTACTGTTTTGGGCCAACCTTCAGAGCTGAAAAATCCAAAACGCCACGACACTTGACGGAATTCTGGATGGTGGAGCCTGAGATGGCCTTCTGCGACTTCGAGGAAAACCTTAAGGTTCAAGAGGAAATGGTGACATACATTGTCAAAACTGTTTTAGAAAAGCGCAAAAGGGAGCTGGAAATTCTAAAGCGGGACATAAAGCCCCTACAGAAGGTTGAGCCGCCCTTTGAAAGAATAAGCTATACGGAAGCCATAAACATGCTACAGAAGGCCGGCTTCCAGATAGAGTGGGGAGAAGACCTTGGAGCTCCCCATGAAAGGTACATTTCTCTCCAATTCGAAAAACCAGTCTTCGTCCACAGATACCCAGCCAAAGCTAAAGCCTTCTACATGCAGCCAGACCCCGAAAACCCAGAAGTGGTGCTTTGCGCAGATCTGATGGCTCCGGAAGGCTATGGCGAAATAATAGGGGGAAGCCAGCGCATCCATGACTTGAAGCTCTTAGAAAAACGTATAGAAGAGTTCGGCTTGCCGAGACAAGCCTACGAATGGTACTTGGACCTACGTCGTTACGGCTCAGTACCGCACTCAGGTTTTGGATTAGGAATAGAGCGAACCGTCATGTGGATTTGCAAGCTCAAACATATTCGCGAAGCCATACCGTTTCCAAGGACTATAACCCGCATATACCCTTGA